In the genome of Halobacteriovoraceae bacterium, one region contains:
- the uvrB gene encoding excinuclease ABC subunit UvrB — MKQKFELVSKFSPCGDQPQAIDSLVNAFSKGEKCQTLLGVTGSGKTFTMANVIKSLGKKTLVLAHNKTLAAQLYAEFKEFFPKNAVEYFVSYYDYYQPEAYVPGTDTYIEKDSSVNDEIDKLRHSATRSLLERDDVIVIASVSCIYGLGSPEDYEQMKTTLFVGHVLDRTAFLRELISIQYQRNDIDFSRGCFRVRGDIVEIYPAHEDSNIIRVEFFDNDVESISIVDPLRGNIIQDLSKITIYPKSHYVVGEQKLKAAIKTIQKELRERLNFLKLNDKLVEKQRLEQRTLLDLEMLDEMGFCSGIENYSRHLTGKGQGEPPYTLIDFFKNDFLMIIDESHISIPQIGGMYRGDRARKMNLVEYGFRLPSALDNRPLNFEEFEKKLDQVLYVSATPGEYELQKTHGEYIEQIIRPTGLLDPLIEVKDASTQVEDVLIECKKTIEKGQRVLITTLTKKLSEELTKFFKSAGMKIRYLHSDIDALERIEIIRDLRLGEFDILVGINLLREGLDIPEVSLVAILDADKEGFLRSERSLVQTIGRAARNADGRVILYAYKETKSMQRAMDETARRRQIQTKYNTENGITPQTIKKSISGGVLETLRGAKKTKNKKRGLSGEISLENIDEKIITLKKQMKEAAKELRFEEAADIRDQIKILTEAKLMDKFS; from the coding sequence ATGAAGCAAAAATTTGAATTAGTTTCAAAGTTCTCTCCATGTGGAGATCAGCCGCAGGCCATTGATTCTTTAGTTAATGCTTTTAGCAAGGGTGAAAAATGTCAAACCCTTCTTGGAGTAACTGGTTCAGGAAAAACGTTTACAATGGCCAACGTTATAAAATCTCTTGGAAAAAAAACACTTGTTCTCGCGCATAACAAAACCCTAGCGGCCCAACTTTATGCTGAGTTTAAAGAATTTTTTCCGAAAAATGCTGTAGAATATTTTGTCTCGTACTATGATTATTATCAGCCAGAGGCATATGTACCAGGAACTGATACATATATAGAAAAAGATTCTTCAGTAAATGATGAAATTGATAAGCTTAGGCATAGCGCGACACGTAGTTTGCTCGAAAGAGATGATGTCATTGTGATTGCCTCTGTTAGTTGCATTTATGGACTTGGTTCACCTGAAGACTATGAACAGATGAAAACGACCTTATTTGTAGGGCATGTACTAGATAGAACTGCGTTTTTAAGAGAGCTAATAAGTATACAATATCAAAGAAATGATATCGACTTTTCACGTGGTTGTTTTCGAGTTAGGGGTGATATTGTTGAAATTTATCCGGCCCATGAAGATTCTAATATTATCCGGGTAGAGTTTTTTGATAACGATGTTGAATCGATTTCGATTGTGGATCCTCTGAGGGGAAATATAATTCAAGATCTTAGTAAAATCACAATTTATCCTAAATCACATTATGTTGTAGGTGAGCAAAAGTTAAAAGCGGCCATTAAAACCATTCAAAAAGAATTAAGAGAAAGATTAAATTTTCTTAAATTAAACGATAAATTGGTTGAAAAACAAAGACTTGAACAACGTACCCTCCTTGACCTTGAAATGCTCGATGAAATGGGTTTTTGTTCTGGAATAGAAAATTATTCAAGACACCTGACTGGTAAGGGGCAAGGTGAGCCACCTTATACTTTAATTGATTTTTTCAAGAATGATTTCCTTATGATTATTGACGAATCTCATATTTCAATACCACAAATCGGGGGCATGTATCGAGGAGATAGGGCCAGAAAGATGAATCTTGTCGAGTATGGGTTTAGGCTTCCAAGTGCACTTGACAATAGGCCATTAAATTTTGAGGAATTTGAAAAAAAACTAGACCAAGTTCTTTATGTCTCGGCCACACCAGGTGAATATGAATTACAAAAAACTCATGGCGAATATATAGAACAAATTATACGTCCCACAGGATTATTAGATCCATTGATCGAAGTTAAAGATGCATCAACACAAGTGGAGGATGTACTCATAGAATGTAAAAAAACAATTGAAAAAGGCCAACGCGTTCTCATCACTACTCTCACAAAAAAGCTCTCAGAGGAGTTGACTAAATTTTTTAAATCCGCTGGTATGAAAATTCGTTATTTGCATTCTGATATTGATGCACTTGAAAGAATTGAAATTATTAGGGATCTACGTTTAGGAGAATTTGATATTTTGGTTGGGATAAACCTTTTAAGAGAAGGTCTTGATATACCAGAAGTTTCCCTTGTGGCGATACTAGATGCTGATAAAGAAGGTTTTTTGAGATCTGAGAGATCATTGGTGCAAACCATAGGCAGAGCAGCTAGAAATGCAGATGGAAGAGTTATTCTCTACGCATATAAAGAAACAAAATCCATGCAAAGGGCGATGGACGAAACAGCTAGAAGAAGGCAAATACAGACAAAATACAATACAGAAAATGGAATTACTCCACAAACAATTAAAAAATCGATTTCTGGTGGTGTACTTGAAACATTGCGCGGAGCAAAGAAAACAAAAAATAAAAAACGTGGTCTGAGTGGAGAAATTTCACTTGAAAATATTGATGAAAAAATTATCACACTAAAAAAACAAATGAAAGAAGCAGCAAAAGAACTACGGTTTGAAGAAGCTGCTGACATACGTGATCAAATCAAAATACTTACTGAAGCAAAACTGATGGATAAGTTTAGTTAA
- a CDS encoding DUF4147 domain-containing protein translates to MTTPLTASNLTKSILDLLKPDLKLNEIIKNVEGKLIIAGHECPENSPLFLVGLGKAASVEVEAALSIIERKIPDREIKKCIAYTKLGHSVQNSRILQWEGDHPLISLRNLQNTKEFRQELTNIGTEDTLIFFLSGGSSALLEDPIDDLSFEKLKFIHNQLLESGLGINSMNQIRKGLSDVKNGGLLKDIKTKHIYLLINSDVPNDDPSIVGSSPILYEKLDLKKINTYLQKYKLNVRESKKKDDTNVKFSIYQSANKLMSELAQIIKNEYGPEVVLGSIYDEQLENVEDHILENIPRTKNTVFISGGEITIELPKNHGIGGRNTHFVLSVACRTLGENIHIYSIGTDGTDGPTDIAGAYINNSKLSEENYSDMKIYLENFDSYNYFMKYGEIIRTGPTGSNVMDIRIIWRE, encoded by the coding sequence ATGACTACACCCCTAACGGCCAGTAATCTAACAAAATCCATTTTGGATTTACTCAAACCTGATTTGAAACTTAACGAAATAATCAAAAACGTTGAAGGCAAACTTATAATTGCTGGCCATGAATGTCCAGAAAATAGTCCTTTGTTTCTGGTTGGATTAGGAAAAGCAGCATCTGTTGAAGTAGAAGCTGCTTTAAGTATAATAGAGCGTAAAATTCCAGACAGAGAAATTAAAAAATGTATAGCATATACTAAGCTTGGCCACAGTGTACAAAATAGCAGGATTCTACAATGGGAGGGCGATCATCCTTTGATAAGTCTGCGAAATCTTCAAAATACTAAAGAATTTAGACAAGAGTTAACAAATATTGGGACAGAAGATACATTAATTTTTTTTCTCTCTGGAGGATCTTCTGCTTTGCTAGAAGATCCCATTGATGATCTTAGTTTTGAAAAATTGAAATTTATTCATAATCAGTTATTAGAGAGCGGTTTAGGCATTAACTCAATGAATCAGATCCGCAAAGGACTCTCAGATGTGAAAAATGGTGGCCTGTTAAAAGATATTAAGACTAAGCATATCTACTTATTGATTAATAGTGATGTACCAAATGATGATCCTTCAATTGTGGGTTCATCTCCCATCTTATATGAAAAATTGGATCTTAAAAAAATCAATACATATCTTCAAAAGTATAAATTAAATGTTCGTGAATCAAAAAAAAAAGATGATACAAATGTAAAATTTAGCATTTACCAATCAGCAAATAAGCTCATGAGTGAACTTGCTCAGATTATCAAAAATGAATATGGCCCTGAGGTAGTTTTGGGATCAATATATGATGAACAACTAGAAAACGTAGAAGATCATATTCTCGAAAATATTCCTAGAACTAAGAATACTGTTTTTATTAGTGGAGGAGAAATAACGATTGAACTGCCTAAAAATCATGGGATCGGTGGAAGAAACACACATTTTGTTCTCTCCGTGGCCTGTAGGACATTGGGTGAAAATATTCATATTTATTCGATTGGAACAGATGGCACGGATGGGCCAACAGATATCGCTGGTGCCTATATAAATAATTCAAAACTTTCTGAAGAAAATTATAGCGACATGAAAATATATCTAGAAAATTTTGATTCTTACAATTATTTTATGAAATATGGTGAAATAATACGTACAGGCCCCACGGGTTCTAATGTAATGGATATAAGGATTATTTGGCGTGAATGA